A window from Pseudomonadota bacterium encodes these proteins:
- the secE gene encoding preprotein translocase subunit SecE: MADIREGVGNLVQYFQDSKVELKKVTWPSRKETLGLTWIVLIFVIIISLFLGVSDLGLSKLVKLILGA; encoded by the coding sequence TTGGCTGATATAAGAGAAGGCGTGGGGAATCTGGTTCAATATTTTCAGGACTCTAAAGTTGAGCTGAAAAAGGTAACCTGGCCGAGTCGTAAAGAAACCCTGGGCTTAACGTGGATAGTCCTGATTTTTGTTATTATTATTTCTCTTTTTCTTGGTGTTTCAGATCTGGGGCTTTCAAAGCTGGTCAAGTTAATTCTGGGAGCTTAA
- the rpmG gene encoding 50S ribosomal protein L33: MMRDLITLACGECKQRNYTTTKNKRTTPDKLQIKKYCRFCRTHTLHKETK; this comes from the coding sequence ATTATGAGAGATTTGATTACTTTGGCTTGTGGTGAATGTAAACAGCGGAATTATACCACAACCAAGAATAAGAGAACAACACCTGATAAGTTACAGATAAAAAAATACTGTCGTTTCTGTCGTACCCATACGCTTCATAAGGAAACAAAGTAG